From Paenibacillus sp. GP183, one genomic window encodes:
- a CDS encoding CoF synthetase gives MREASAFINREVLQFIANASLSLEQNASEAAFNSLALQLFHFQYEHNRAFQKYAQLKRKTPYTVKNWRDIPPVPIQAFKNAVLSCEPSDEAEAVFMTSGTTNAEHKGRQFHPTLDVWDASMTSAFKHFVMPDLEKMTQYVLSPARDRNVNSSLSRYLSLAVERYGSPDSQFFFNEHGLQMEALVSTLKKSEALGKPVLLLGATFAYVHFLDYCEAHNLIFQLPPGSRILDTGGFKGQSREIEVETLYRQFYTYFHVQRAFCINMYGMTELSSQFYDQTIYENLSNSGQINYMKAGPAWLRTCVLDPNTLQPVENGKSGVLAHYDLANWNSCTAILTEDLGVRHEHGFQLMGRIQGSEARGCSIAVDEFLNIQVNI, from the coding sequence ATGCGAGAAGCTTCTGCATTCATAAATCGTGAGGTTTTGCAATTTATCGCTAATGCTTCATTATCTCTGGAACAGAATGCTAGTGAAGCAGCTTTTAATTCGCTTGCGTTGCAATTGTTTCATTTTCAATATGAACACAACCGAGCTTTTCAAAAATACGCACAATTAAAACGCAAAACTCCCTATACAGTAAAAAACTGGCGTGATATTCCGCCCGTTCCAATCCAAGCCTTCAAAAATGCGGTGCTGTCTTGTGAACCAAGCGATGAGGCAGAGGCTGTTTTTATGACTAGCGGAACAACGAATGCTGAGCATAAAGGGCGGCAATTCCATCCGACTTTGGACGTTTGGGATGCTTCCATGACTAGTGCTTTCAAGCACTTTGTAATGCCGGATCTGGAAAAAATGACCCAATATGTGCTTTCACCCGCACGTGATAGGAATGTAAACTCGTCTCTATCCCGTTATTTATCCCTTGCTGTTGAACGATATGGCAGTCCGGATAGCCAGTTTTTCTTTAATGAACATGGTTTGCAAATGGAGGCACTTGTTAGTACTTTAAAGAAATCGGAAGCGTTAGGGAAACCAGTGCTTCTTTTAGGAGCTACCTTCGCTTACGTCCATTTTTTAGATTATTGCGAAGCACATAACTTAATCTTTCAGCTTCCTCCGGGAAGTCGCATTTTGGATACAGGCGGTTTTAAGGGACAATCACGTGAAATAGAGGTTGAGACGCTTTATCGTCAATTCTATACTTACTTTCATGTGCAAAGAGCATTCTGCATAAATATGTACGGGATGACAGAGCTGAGCTCACAATTTTATGACCAAACCATTTATGAGAATTTGTCGAATAGCGGTCAGATTAACTACATGAAGGCAGGTCCTGCTTGGTTAAGGACTTGTGTTTTGGATCCGAATACGCTGCAACCGGTTGAAAATGGCAAAAGTGGTGTTTTGGCGCATTATGATTTGGCGAATTGGAATTCTTGTACGGCCATTCTGACAGAGGATCTTGGGGTTAGACATGAACATGGCTTTCAATTAATGGGTAGAATCCAAGGCAGCGAAGCGCGGGGCTGTTCCATTGCCGTAGATGAATTTTTGAACATACAGGTAAATATATGA
- a CDS encoding acyl-CoA reductase, which yields MNTRPFVYRIQAYKLPVDMSVDEQEIQQIETPQGVYSLMFPTLNEQKIREISCRLEKNRHDYLALLTTSEIIDKIDLAVHKWLDPNYPQRRLAELLLPYVTGYDADMIRLQLKRYMRTFRKKELLRFLDEEFDNPAMLDEFRPRKSGGFSRIYGPKLIFHIFSGNVPGISIWSLIMGLLLKSAQLGKTSSAEPLMAVWFAESLAEVDQRLGDAIAILPWQGGNREFEDPAIEMADAIITYGSNKTLENIRPRIPIHKNCLTFGHRISFAMIGQEALTPDRMDDTIARLAADIALYDQQSCLSPQSVFVEEGGSLSPQQFAQNLAAEMDRMQLRKPRADLTDAEAWAIQNERNRYTFEHDDVFVYESKQNTAWTVIYHTKPGFQSSPLNRTVHVYACKQLEEGIPFLSSFRTYLQSCGIAVSPARLLNLAQTLGEAGVSRICPLGAMNQAKPGWHHDGRFNLVDLIRYVDIEKGTEELAEQYDPDVE from the coding sequence ATGAATACGAGACCATTTGTTTATCGAATTCAAGCGTATAAGCTACCCGTTGATATGTCGGTGGATGAGCAAGAAATCCAACAAATCGAGACTCCGCAAGGTGTTTATTCACTGATGTTTCCTACATTAAATGAACAAAAAATTCGCGAAATTTCATGTAGGCTTGAAAAAAATCGACATGATTATTTGGCGCTGCTTACCACTTCCGAGATCATAGATAAAATTGACCTCGCCGTACACAAGTGGTTAGACCCAAATTACCCACAACGCCGATTAGCTGAGCTGCTGCTTCCTTATGTGACTGGCTACGATGCGGATATGATTCGCCTTCAGCTCAAACGCTATATGCGGACTTTTCGCAAAAAAGAACTGTTGCGATTCCTCGATGAGGAGTTCGATAATCCAGCGATGTTGGATGAGTTTCGGCCAAGAAAGTCAGGCGGATTCAGTCGAATCTATGGTCCTAAGCTGATTTTTCATATATTTTCCGGTAATGTTCCCGGAATCTCGATTTGGAGTCTTATTATGGGGTTGCTCTTAAAATCGGCCCAACTAGGGAAGACTTCATCAGCAGAACCTCTAATGGCAGTCTGGTTTGCGGAGTCACTAGCTGAGGTTGATCAACGTTTGGGAGATGCCATTGCGATTCTTCCATGGCAGGGGGGAAATAGGGAATTTGAAGACCCGGCCATTGAAATGGCCGATGCAATAATTACTTATGGAAGCAACAAGACGCTTGAGAATATTCGCCCGCGTATACCTATCCATAAAAATTGTTTGACCTTTGGACATCGGATCAGCTTTGCGATGATTGGCCAAGAAGCATTGACACCTGATCGGATGGACGATACGATTGCTCGCCTAGCTGCAGATATAGCTCTCTATGATCAACAGAGCTGCCTCTCGCCACAATCAGTATTTGTTGAAGAAGGAGGGAGCTTGAGCCCACAACAATTTGCCCAGAATTTAGCTGCGGAAATGGATAGAATGCAGCTAAGAAAACCACGTGCAGATTTAACGGACGCGGAAGCTTGGGCGATTCAAAATGAAAGAAATCGTTATACATTCGAACATGACGACGTTTTTGTATATGAGAGTAAGCAAAATACGGCTTGGACAGTCATTTATCATACGAAACCAGGATTTCAAAGCTCTCCACTAAATCGAACCGTGCATGTATATGCTTGCAAACAGCTAGAAGAGGGGATTCCTTTCTTATCTTCCTTCAGAACTTATTTACAATCCTGTGGAATTGCAGTCAGTCCAGCAAGATTATTAAATTTAGCACAAACACTCGGGGAGGCTGGAGTGAGTCGAATTTGTCCATTGGGTGCAATGAATCAAGCAAAGCCAGGCTGGCACCATGATGGGCGATTTAATTTAGTAGATTTAATCCGTTATGTTGATATCGAAAAAGGGACAGAGGAATTGGCGGAGCAATATGATCCGGATGTTGAATAA
- a CDS encoding 3-oxoacyl-ACP reductase — translation MLLHNKVAVVTGASRGIGASIAKSFAEEGAIVVINYLHQKERADLLVKEIQQAGGQAISIQADVRILEDVEAMLSQTVERFGSLDIIVNNALSPYSFNPKKRKAAWELEWIDYQEQIEGSVHGAFNICITAMPFMKQQLSGRMINMVSNLVDFPVVPYHDYTTAKSALLGYTRNLAKELGRFGITVNAIAPGLTESTDSSKGTQEDIRDAIIKLTPLHRLAVPQDIANVALFLASSLSSFVTGQCIKVDGGLVMV, via the coding sequence ATGCTGCTTCATAATAAGGTTGCCGTAGTCACAGGAGCAAGTCGGGGTATTGGTGCTTCTATAGCTAAATCCTTTGCTGAGGAAGGCGCAATCGTGGTTATTAATTATTTGCATCAAAAGGAACGGGCAGATCTACTTGTAAAAGAAATCCAGCAAGCAGGAGGACAAGCTATTTCAATACAAGCAGATGTTAGAATTCTCGAAGATGTTGAGGCTATGCTCTCGCAAACCGTTGAACGGTTTGGATCATTGGATATTATTGTGAATAATGCTCTGAGTCCCTACAGCTTTAATCCGAAGAAAAGGAAAGCAGCTTGGGAACTGGAATGGATAGATTACCAAGAGCAAATCGAGGGAAGCGTTCATGGGGCGTTTAATATATGCATAACAGCTATGCCCTTTATGAAACAGCAATTATCAGGCCGAATGATCAATATGGTGTCTAATCTTGTAGATTTCCCGGTTGTCCCTTACCACGATTACACAACGGCCAAATCAGCTTTGTTAGGTTATACGAGAAATTTGGCAAAGGAATTAGGCAGGTTTGGAATTACGGTTAATGCAATTGCACCTGGGCTTACAGAATCTACCGATTCAAGTAAGGGTACACAAGAAGATATTCGAGATGCGATTATAAAGCTTACCCCACTACATAGACTTGCAGTTCCTCAGGATATCGCCAATGTTGCCTTGTTTTTGGCATCAAGCCTGAGTTCATTTGTGACGGGTCAATGCATAAAGGTAGATGGCGGGCTGGTAATGGTGTAG
- the secD gene encoding protein translocase subunit SecD, translating to MINFKKLTLLMVILVFMATLVLTTSSKITNNIKLGLDLKGGFETLYQASPIEGNKPVTHEALVQTAKSLIDRIGRTTGYVAEPDVTVEGNDHIRVKLAGIEKPDEVRQILSKPAELSFRGPNGKKEMLGNDFVENAAKVGFNPQTNQPYIIIKTKDINKFKDVTTRLLGKPLSIYLDDQELSSPAIRNVITNGEATIEGSFTYDKAKNIADTINLGALPLKLSEKYIQKVDPNLGQMSLEKTIKFGIIASLVILIFMLCIYRTPGLVANICIISYAWLLLLVFFLMKATLTLPGIAAFVLGIGMAVDANIITFERIKEEIHSGKSLSSALIAGSRHSFRTIIDAHVTTIIAGAVLYWLGNGAVKGFALTLILSILVSILSNVFFSRFLLNLLIRINLINNPVFFGVRDSNNKDRFLFNIVKHRRKFFILSGTITLIGLLSLTIWGFNFGVDFKAGTNLDISLGKTVEKSQIEKIIQSTGTIKEDSVNVGQGGHTTVRFGKILDQFEVDRLKSAITNTFGNQVSFEENKVSPDIAQELGKNAIITVLIASLGILIYITIRFEWRFAIAAILALLHDVFIVISLFSILRLEVNLTFIAAVLTIIGYSINDTVVIFDRIRENLRFSKLRSFNDLEILVNNSIRQTMTRSIYTVVTVFIAAISLYFGSESIRLFSLAMIFGLISGAYSSIFIASPIWLLLKNSRNVKSQLDNKKVNVD from the coding sequence ATGATAAATTTTAAGAAATTAACATTGTTGATGGTAATACTTGTATTTATGGCCACACTTGTTCTAACCACATCTTCTAAAATTACGAATAATATTAAGCTGGGGCTGGATTTGAAAGGTGGGTTTGAAACCCTATATCAAGCCTCACCTATTGAAGGCAATAAACCCGTTACACATGAAGCTTTAGTACAAACCGCAAAGAGTTTAATTGATCGCATCGGTAGGACAACCGGTTATGTAGCCGAGCCTGATGTCACGGTAGAAGGTAATGATCATATTCGTGTGAAATTAGCGGGCATAGAGAAACCAGACGAAGTAAGGCAAATATTAAGTAAGCCCGCTGAGTTAAGTTTTCGTGGTCCTAATGGAAAGAAAGAAATGTTAGGTAATGATTTTGTTGAAAATGCCGCAAAAGTCGGATTTAACCCACAAACGAACCAACCATACATTATTATAAAAACAAAAGATATTAATAAGTTCAAAGATGTAACAACCCGGCTTTTAGGAAAACCGCTTTCCATCTATCTGGACGACCAAGAGCTTTCCTCACCCGCCATTCGTAATGTAATTACAAACGGTGAGGCTACTATTGAGGGTTCATTCACTTACGACAAAGCCAAAAATATAGCAGATACAATTAATCTTGGTGCTTTACCACTGAAATTGAGCGAAAAATACATACAAAAGGTAGATCCAAACTTAGGACAGATGTCGTTAGAAAAGACAATCAAATTCGGCATAATTGCATCTCTTGTTATTTTGATATTCATGCTTTGCATTTATCGAACTCCCGGACTCGTAGCCAATATTTGTATTATTAGCTATGCGTGGTTGCTTCTTCTTGTCTTTTTTCTGATGAAAGCCACACTTACTTTACCAGGAATTGCTGCCTTCGTGCTTGGAATAGGAATGGCTGTCGATGCAAATATCATCACATTTGAACGAATAAAAGAGGAGATTCACAGCGGGAAATCGTTATCTTCAGCATTAATAGCAGGATCCCGCCATTCGTTTCGAACCATTATCGATGCACACGTAACGACAATTATTGCTGGTGCAGTATTGTATTGGTTAGGAAACGGCGCAGTTAAAGGGTTTGCCTTGACGCTGATATTAAGTATATTAGTGAGTATCTTGTCAAATGTATTTTTCTCACGTTTTCTCCTAAATTTATTAATTCGAATTAATTTAATAAACAATCCGGTCTTTTTTGGAGTTCGTGACAGCAATAACAAAGATCGATTTTTGTTTAATATAGTTAAACATCGCCGGAAATTTTTTATCCTTTCAGGAACCATAACGCTTATTGGCTTACTATCATTGACCATATGGGGATTTAATTTTGGGGTAGATTTTAAAGCAGGTACTAATCTGGATATATCCTTAGGAAAAACGGTTGAGAAAAGCCAAATTGAAAAAATCATTCAAAGTACCGGAACTATTAAAGAAGATTCGGTTAATGTCGGCCAAGGAGGGCATACGACAGTCCGATTTGGCAAGATTCTAGATCAATTTGAGGTGGATAGACTAAAGTCCGCCATAACCAATACATTTGGGAATCAAGTGTCTTTTGAAGAAAATAAAGTTAGTCCTGATATTGCCCAAGAGTTAGGGAAAAATGCGATTATCACCGTTTTGATTGCTAGCTTGGGTATCTTAATTTATATAACAATTCGTTTTGAGTGGAGGTTTGCGATAGCTGCAATTTTAGCACTGCTCCACGATGTGTTTATCGTAATTAGCCTTTTTTCAATACTCAGACTAGAAGTTAATCTTACCTTCATAGCCGCAGTGTTAACGATTATTGGTTATTCCATTAACGATACCGTTGTCATTTTTGATCGAATTCGTGAAAATTTACGTTTTTCAAAATTAAGATCATTTAATGATCTAGAAATACTTGTTAATAACAGTATAAGGCAAACGATGACTCGTTCGATATATACGGTTGTTACGGTATTTATTGCTGCAATATCTCTTTATTTTGGAAGTGAGTCTATTCGACTGTTCAGCTTAGCGATGATCTTTGGGCTCATCAGTGGTGCTTATTCCTCAATATTTATTGCGAGCCCCATTTGGTTACTATTGAAAAATTCTCGAAATGTGAAAAGCCAACTTGATAATAAAAAGGTCAATGTTGACTAA
- a CDS encoding ArsR family transcriptional regulator, which translates to MIIFNPEEIGKSMRFGYSEPLEFIAAMTMIAKVEYMSEIARELRFTPDTEFMEMMDVLISQLSRHVKEEMARFFGKSLTYDRLDNVLHQVFYDVDEPKTVEAWLELYKSRQGEELVAMLAEAVYAGAGSDWLGGNNYEMVRQDPVLLYQLVAAHPIPDAEVHAELMEHIRFHEEFKLRTLLVLDSFQQGFAVIRDRLKELGEEGAVRYAEHFAGHPERAFGDLANSNQGLIVKPTRIHVSYISQVRMDFRHIERESRPDWMILGFRNDALAWQREEKETIEKFLKVIADKRRLDMIELLKERNRYAGELAQLMELTPAAINYHTNLLIDLNLIRITRSDNRIYYELDTDRLSIMMDQTKRLLLR; encoded by the coding sequence TTGATCATCTTTAACCCTGAAGAGATAGGAAAGAGCATGAGATTCGGTTACAGTGAACCCTTAGAGTTTATTGCTGCAATGACGATGATTGCCAAAGTAGAGTACATGAGTGAGATTGCACGGGAGTTGAGGTTTACTCCGGATACCGAATTCATGGAGATGATGGATGTGTTGATAAGTCAACTGTCTCGGCATGTTAAAGAGGAGATGGCCCGTTTCTTCGGGAAAAGTTTGACTTACGACCGTCTGGATAATGTCTTGCACCAGGTATTTTACGATGTTGATGAACCGAAGACCGTGGAAGCTTGGTTGGAACTCTACAAATCGCGGCAGGGTGAGGAACTGGTGGCCATGCTGGCTGAAGCTGTCTATGCGGGGGCAGGTTCAGATTGGCTAGGCGGGAACAATTATGAGATGGTTCGCCAAGATCCAGTTCTTCTGTATCAACTGGTCGCAGCGCATCCGATTCCGGATGCAGAGGTCCACGCCGAATTAATGGAGCATATACGTTTCCATGAGGAATTCAAGCTGAGGACGCTGCTCGTTCTCGATTCTTTTCAACAAGGCTTCGCGGTGATTCGGGACCGTCTCAAAGAGCTTGGGGAGGAAGGGGCCGTCCGGTACGCAGAACATTTCGCAGGACATCCAGAACGGGCGTTCGGAGATCTGGCGAATTCCAATCAAGGGCTTATTGTGAAGCCCACTCGGATTCATGTTAGCTACATCTCGCAGGTTCGAATGGATTTCCGCCATATTGAAAGAGAGTCCCGGCCTGATTGGATGATTCTTGGTTTTCGAAACGACGCACTGGCCTGGCAGCGGGAAGAGAAAGAGACGATCGAGAAGTTCCTGAAGGTGATCGCCGATAAACGGAGACTAGACATGATCGAACTACTGAAGGAGCGTAATCGGTATGCAGGCGAGCTTGCGCAGTTGATGGAGTTGACACCTGCTGCCATCAACTACCATACAAATCTGCTGATAGACTTGAACTTGATTCGGATCACCCGGTCGGACAATCGGATCTACTATGAGTTAGACACTGATCGGCTGAGTATTATGATGGACCAAACCAAACGCTTGCTTCTGCGGTGA
- a CDS encoding ABC transporter ATP-binding protein gives MDNWIYEIEDVSQLYKKGKIKANDDISFTIQRGEILGVLGPNGAGKSTLIKQLVGHLKPTEGRVLYNGLDVFKQTHVVASQVAYYAQEPHVLSALKVIDALVFTGRLRGMNRKAAEREAEELLDRFVLTDIRDMQLKRLSGGQKRIVGIGTALIGSSPVLILDEPTNELDPKKRRLVWNLILEHNRCGATVILVTHNVLEAEHVVDRAAIVNHGKLLAIDNVAKLKQRVDQRLKFEIQTVFGKRQEAEVELAQWGIVQGSGENRICLMVDKTQASAVLDAIISRRDLPIEEYSVLPPSLEDVYFHIDGHVAKEVIGA, from the coding sequence ATGGACAATTGGATATACGAAATTGAGGATGTCAGCCAGCTCTACAAGAAGGGTAAGATCAAAGCCAACGACGATATTTCTTTCACCATTCAGAGAGGCGAAATTCTGGGCGTGCTTGGTCCGAACGGAGCAGGGAAATCGACGCTTATCAAACAGTTGGTGGGACATCTAAAGCCGACCGAAGGCCGGGTGTTGTATAACGGACTGGATGTGTTCAAACAAACACACGTTGTCGCAAGCCAAGTGGCTTATTACGCACAAGAACCGCATGTTCTCTCGGCTTTAAAAGTGATCGATGCGCTGGTCTTCACCGGCCGATTACGCGGGATGAACCGGAAAGCGGCGGAACGGGAAGCGGAGGAATTATTAGATCGATTTGTGTTGACCGATATCCGTGACATGCAGTTGAAACGGCTCTCAGGCGGGCAGAAACGGATAGTTGGAATCGGAACGGCGCTTATCGGAAGTTCACCGGTGCTGATTCTCGACGAGCCGACCAATGAGCTAGATCCAAAAAAACGCCGGTTGGTCTGGAATCTCATTCTTGAACATAACCGTTGCGGTGCTACGGTCATCTTGGTGACGCACAACGTGCTGGAAGCAGAGCATGTAGTGGACCGGGCGGCCATCGTCAACCATGGAAAGCTTCTTGCCATCGACAACGTAGCAAAACTGAAGCAACGAGTAGATCAGCGATTGAAGTTTGAGATCCAAACAGTCTTCGGAAAACGTCAGGAAGCCGAAGTAGAGTTAGCGCAGTGGGGAATCGTCCAGGGAAGCGGGGAAAACCGCATCTGTCTAATGGTGGATAAAACGCAGGCAAGTGCCGTGTTGGATGCAATCATCTCACGACGAGATCTTCCGATCGAGGAATATTCCGTCCTCCCGCCTAGTCTAGAAGATGTTTATTTTCATATCGATGGGCACGTAGCAAAAGAGGTGATCGGTGCATGA
- a CDS encoding ABC transporter permease, translating to MNAPLNPLGLQPPRIKGGPRRWWTEASILFRIQFAIVKDSWAWVLLMATLFPLSTILFMRFYTVNPSDEMIVQIIAGNLIFGVIVMGMNGIGQEISWQKHQDHFTFYASLPISKNNFVLANMLRGLMNTLPSLFILGVLGQWIYGVRLHYSPGLPIVILLCLFSVVGIGVILGFWSPNHQLTNMLCQALMMFVSFLSPIMVEMNQLPVPLQWISYAFPTTYAADAMRKVLTVGWTEDVMLDCAVMLVFSLISLFIVNRIVSWRLDK from the coding sequence ATGAACGCCCCTTTGAATCCACTAGGGCTACAACCGCCAAGAATTAAGGGCGGACCACGACGCTGGTGGACGGAAGCTTCGATCTTGTTCCGTATTCAGTTTGCGATCGTCAAGGACAGTTGGGCGTGGGTACTTCTGATGGCAACGTTGTTTCCTCTATCGACCATTCTGTTTATGCGGTTTTACACGGTGAATCCCAGTGATGAAATGATTGTGCAGATCATTGCAGGTAATCTCATTTTCGGCGTTATAGTTATGGGCATGAACGGGATTGGCCAGGAAATCTCTTGGCAAAAGCATCAGGACCATTTTACGTTCTATGCTTCCCTTCCAATATCTAAAAACAACTTCGTGCTTGCAAACATGCTGCGTGGACTGATGAACACGCTTCCATCTCTTTTCATTTTAGGAGTGCTTGGCCAATGGATATACGGAGTTCGACTTCATTATTCTCCAGGCCTACCGATTGTAATCTTACTTTGCTTGTTTAGCGTGGTCGGCATCGGGGTTATTCTCGGATTCTGGTCACCAAATCACCAATTGACCAATATGCTCTGTCAAGCCCTGATGATGTTCGTTTCCTTTCTGTCTCCAATCATGGTGGAGATGAATCAACTTCCCGTGCCACTGCAATGGATTTCGTACGCTTTTCCGACAACGTATGCCGCCGATGCGATGCGTAAGGTTTTGACAGTCGGGTGGACGGAGGACGTAATGTTGGATTGCGCAGTTATGCTAGTTTTTAGCCTGATTTCATTGTTTATAGTGAACCGAATAGTCAGTTGGCGGTTGGACAAATAG
- a CDS encoding MarR family transcriptional regulator, producing the protein MDIYREIFLMQQTYATLFSLANKIQIKGDSYLKNLTSRQYMAMLAIAHLQEDETTINNIGRKLGTTKQSVKQIIMILEKKGYVLITNNRKDKRAVNVKITEAGKQLLLESAEKGIYFLMDLFTDFSAEELEQMWSLLRKMYRFDGEDQDGFEDDGSLEPVENQDEIQARVLMEFERRRKLSKMESANDEE; encoded by the coding sequence ATGGATATTTACAGAGAAATATTTTTGATGCAGCAGACTTACGCGACCCTGTTTTCACTTGCAAACAAGATCCAGATAAAAGGCGACAGCTACCTGAAGAACTTGACATCCAGACAGTATATGGCAATGTTGGCAATTGCACATTTACAGGAAGATGAAACAACAATCAATAACATTGGAAGAAAACTTGGCACTACCAAACAGAGCGTTAAGCAAATCATCATGATTTTGGAGAAAAAAGGATACGTTCTCATTACAAACAATCGGAAGGACAAGCGCGCAGTCAATGTAAAAATCACAGAAGCGGGAAAACAACTCCTACTGGAATCCGCTGAAAAAGGAATATATTTTTTGATGGATCTTTTTACAGATTTCTCAGCGGAGGAATTGGAACAAATGTGGAGTCTGTTGAGGAAAATGTATCGTTTTGACGGTGAAGACCAGGATGGTTTTGAAGATGACGGCAGCTTGGAACCAGTTGAAAATCAAGATGAAATACAGGCAAGAGTATTAATGGAATTTGAAAGGCGGAGAAAGCTGTCAAAAATGGAGAGTGCAAATGATGAAGAATAA
- a CDS encoding alpha/beta hydrolase yields the protein MMKNKLERPICLEEYVIINGISQFLYHLGTSYDNPVMLFLHGGPGSAESLFTRAFQEKWEEIYTVVHWDQRGAGKTLTKNPDKLPTIDLLLQDLFEIIQYLKKKYNRQKIVILGHSWGSVLGSVFIRKYPEEAAYYIGTGQVVSMLENERVGYNKVKEMIEQSGDKRSMKRLESIGEYPGHRIVFNKAFLKKCEQVRKLQGKYKLGMKLDLTIWITVFKSPIFRVSDIIAFMKIFRANANLHKFLGDFNLRTETADYKVPIYYILGGNDWQAPYVISQTYFEEIEAPNKGIYIIPNAGHMTMMEQPDLFFDALLEIIKIEKMNQ from the coding sequence ATGATGAAGAATAAATTGGAGAGGCCTATTTGTCTTGAAGAATACGTAATCATAAATGGTATCAGTCAATTTTTATATCATTTGGGAACTAGCTACGATAATCCCGTAATGCTGTTTTTGCATGGAGGACCCGGCTCGGCTGAATCCTTGTTTACGAGGGCGTTCCAGGAAAAATGGGAGGAAATCTATACCGTTGTTCATTGGGACCAACGCGGAGCTGGAAAAACATTGACTAAAAATCCGGATAAGCTCCCTACAATTGACTTGCTGCTGCAGGATTTGTTTGAAATCATCCAATACCTGAAGAAGAAATATAACAGGCAAAAGATCGTTATACTCGGCCATTCATGGGGAAGTGTTTTAGGTTCGGTGTTCATCAGAAAGTATCCCGAAGAGGCAGCCTATTATATAGGCACAGGGCAGGTTGTCAGTATGTTGGAAAATGAGCGAGTTGGGTATAACAAAGTGAAAGAAATGATCGAGCAATCCGGTGATAAAAGATCTATGAAGAGGCTAGAATCAATCGGTGAATATCCTGGACATCGAATTGTTTTTAACAAAGCATTTTTGAAAAAGTGTGAACAGGTTAGAAAGCTTCAAGGAAAATATAAATTGGGTATGAAGTTGGATCTTACGATTTGGATAACTGTTTTCAAAAGTCCCATTTTCAGGGTTTCGGATATTATCGCGTTTATGAAAATTTTCCGGGCAAATGCCAATCTTCATAAATTTCTAGGTGATTTTAACCTCCGCACTGAAACGGCAGATTATAAAGTACCAATATACTACATTTTGGGAGGGAATGATTGGCAAGCCCCTTACGTCATTTCACAAACATACTTTGAAGAGATAGAAGCCCCGAATAAAGGTATATACATCATTCCCAATGCTGGACATATGACAATGATGGAACAACCTGATCTGTTCTTTGATGCATTGCTGGAAATAATCAAGATAGAAAAGATGAATCAATAA
- the lepB gene encoding signal peptidase I, with protein sequence MRLSVLIMLIAVVLPACTQEPLRDNETKQDINKVRSTEGMNVYQHGYDNMDRGHHEFDGVDIVVDQTYYKTHSVQRGDIIYYRNPKLANSKMNLSENEISRVVALPGEKFRIDKGQIYIDGRQLDSFYGQAHRLGMNVNELIETSNRSEITDNIRNNFKGNAKWIQESDDSNKKEIQVPNGQYYIIGDDWFRSADSRHFGTISKESILGKVLGYKE encoded by the coding sequence ATGCGATTGAGCGTATTAATAATGTTAATTGCTGTTGTATTACCAGCGTGTACTCAGGAGCCATTACGGGATAACGAAACGAAACAGGATATCAATAAGGTAAGGTCCACTGAGGGGATGAATGTGTACCAACACGGTTATGACAACATGGATCGTGGTCACCATGAATTTGATGGCGTCGATATCGTTGTTGACCAAACTTATTACAAAACACATTCTGTTCAAAGAGGAGACATTATTTATTATCGGAACCCGAAATTGGCGAACTCGAAAATGAATTTAAGCGAGAATGAAATCTCAAGAGTTGTCGCCTTGCCTGGGGAAAAATTTCGAATTGATAAAGGTCAGATTTATATTGACGGAAGACAACTTGATTCCTTTTATGGGCAGGCACACCGACTTGGGATGAATGTTAATGAACTAATAGAAACTTCCAACCGTTCTGAAATCACCGATAACATTCGCAATAACTTCAAAGGAAATGCGAAGTGGATCCAAGAAAGCGATGATTCCAATAAAAAAGAAATTCAGGTACCCAATGGGCAGTATTATATTATTGGTGACGATTGGTTTCGTAGTGCAGACAGCAGACACTTTGGCACAATTTCAAAAGAAAGTATACTTGGTAAGGTATTGGGTTACAAAGAGTAA